CGGCAATTCGATAATAACCCGGATCGGCGCCGAGGAATTGGTCGGCTCAGCCGCCGATCCGGGGTTTGCGCTCGCCAGCAGAAGCGTTGAAAGTACCAGCGTCAGGAATGCGCACACTCTGCGGCGGGGATGACGGTCGTCGATGATGCGCATATAGCCGTGGTCCCCGCGACGGTGTCGTCGCTTTTGCCGGGTTGGTCGAAACTTCGGACTTTGTGAAGCGTTGCACGACCAACGTCAATCGACGAACCGGTCTCGGGGCGCAGACTGCGAACCAAAGGCCAGGCGGCGCTAAGACCGCACGCTTCTGAAGGCCTCCCGGATCTCCTGGCTGAAGAGTTCCGGCTCCTCCCAGGCAGCGAAGTGACCGCCCTTGGAGGCGTGGTTGTAGTAGATAAGTTTCGGATAGGCCTTCGACAGCCAGTGCTTTGGCGGCTTGTAGACCTCTCCGGGAAACACCGTGACGGCGACCGGGACTTTGACGGGCGTGAGCTTCGCGCCCGACATGACGTTTTCCCAATAGATGCGGCAATTCGAGGGGCCGGTATTCGTCAGCCAGTACAGTGTGATGTTGTCGAGGACGGCATCCTTGCCAAGAGCTTGTTCGGGGTCGCCGCGTGTATACACCCAGTCGGCGATCTTGTCGTAAAGCCAGGCGGCTAGGCCGACCGGAGAATCCGCAATGCCGTAACCGATCGTTTCCGGCCGCGTGCTCATGATCGCTGCGTAACCGAAGCCGTTGTTGAGGAAGTCCCGGGCCTCGTCGAAGACGACCTTCTCATCGGCAGACAAGTTATCCGGAGCCGGCCCTCCATTTTTAAGAGCCTGCGCTGCGTCCGATGGAAACGTCGTGGCACGCTCGACCCGGTTGACGTGGATCGCGAGCAGCCCTTCGGGCGCCTGGCGACCCAAGGCGTCGCTGATGATCGCGCCCCAGTCACCGCCTTGCGAGGCATAGCGGTCATAGTTCAGACGCTTCATCAGCACGTCCCAGGCGGCCGCTATCCGCTGGGGGTTCCAACCTGTTGCAGGAGGTTTGCCGGAAAAGCCGAATCCTGGAATCGAAGGGATCACCAGATGGAAGGCATCATCAGCCGTGCCGCCATGCGCCGTCGGATCCGTCAGCGGCCCGATGACATCAAGCAGCTCGAAGGCCGAACCTGGCCAGCCGTGGGTCATGATCAGCGGCAGCGCGTTTTCATGACGGGAACGGACATGGATGAAATGGATGTCCAGTCCATCGACAGCGGTGAGAAACTGCGGAAATGTATTCAGCCTGCTCTCCGCCTTCCGCCAGTCGTAAGACGACTGCCAGTAGCGCACCAGCTCCTTCAGCCTGTCGGGCTGGACGCCCTGCGAACGGTCCATGACGGTTTCGCCGTCGGCCCACCGAGTCTCGGCGAGACGCCGCCTGAGATCTGCGAACGCCGCCTCGGAGACCTCAACCTTGAACGGTCGAACCTCCTCGGACGCGACGCCGACAACATCAGCGGCGTTGGACGTGCGAGGAAGGAAAACGGCGGTTACGCCGGCCGCGGCAAAGCCTGACAGCAGTGAGCGGCGCGATACGTCGCGGTGTTTCAAAACGTTCAGCATTGCCATGATGCCGTGTCCTTTCGTGATATCGAGGAGAGGAAAAGATGCCCTGCCCGCTTCAATGCCGAAAATGTCAGGCTTGGTCCGCTCCGGAACGAAAGATCAGAAGCTTGTTGCCTTCGGGATCGCGAAAATATGCGCAGTAAGGACCCGTGCCGTTCTCGCCACGCGGACCAGGAGCCCCTTCGTCCGAGCCACCCAATGCAGTTGCATGGGCTTCGTCGACCTTTGAACGGGACGGAGCTTCGAAAGCAATCATTCCACCGTTGCCGACGGTGGCAGGGCGGCCATCGAACGGCTTGATGATGCCGAATTCGAGCGTGCGATGACCGTAGTAGATGGCTCGGTTGGGCTGGACGAGGACTCGTCCGATCCCGAACACGGCCAGAAGCTTGTCGTAGAATGCCGAGGCGGCATCCAGATCGTTCGTGCCGACAGTGACGTGGCCCGGGAGGCCGCGGACCTTGTCGGGGGTGGCCGCAACCTGTCTGCTTTGGGTAATGTCAGTCATATCAGTTCTTCCTTATATTGTCGCGGCCGACGCTCTGCCGTCCGCAAGCAAACGCCAACGAGCTGTCTCAAATCGGCGGTTGGTGGATATTTGGGCGGGTCGACGGCCGGCCGGCACCTCGGGAAAGTGAGAGGCACCCTCTCATTCAGATGTCAGCCTTGGGCAGCCGGATTGCCGCTGCCGCCGTCGAGAGGGTTCCTCTCACTTTCTCCGGCTACCGCGGGCTCACGCCATGCTCAATTATTTGTGGAGACAGCCGGCGCTTGGGCTTTGGCTGACCGCCGTTCAGAAAGGACAGCCTATGTCTAAGGACAAAACCGTAAATGCTGCATCAGCCGCAGCAACTCTCTCTTCCCAGGCGGCTGAAGCCTTCGTTTCCGCGTCCAGAGAAGCCGCGCATGACGTCGTCGACTTCATCGAGATCGACGAAGTCCTGACGCTGAGGAGGATGGTTGTCCGCGCCTCCTCGCCAAAAGGCACCGTGCTTTTCCTGCATGGGTTTCCGGAAACACTGACGGTGTGGAAGGAGATCGCGACAACT
The Rhizobium leguminosarum DNA segment above includes these coding regions:
- a CDS encoding epoxide hydrolase family protein encodes the protein MAMLNVLKHRDVSRRSLLSGFAAAGVTAVFLPRTSNAADVVGVASEEVRPFKVEVSEAAFADLRRRLAETRWADGETVMDRSQGVQPDRLKELVRYWQSSYDWRKAESRLNTFPQFLTAVDGLDIHFIHVRSRHENALPLIMTHGWPGSAFELLDVIGPLTDPTAHGGTADDAFHLVIPSIPGFGFSGKPPATGWNPQRIAAAWDVLMKRLNYDRYASQGGDWGAIISDALGRQAPEGLLAIHVNRVERATTFPSDAAQALKNGGPAPDNLSADEKVVFDEARDFLNNGFGYAAIMSTRPETIGYGIADSPVGLAAWLYDKIADWVYTRGDPEQALGKDAVLDNITLYWLTNTGPSNCRIYWENVMSGAKLTPVKVPVAVTVFPGEVYKPPKHWLSKAYPKLIYYNHASKGGHFAAWEEPELFSQEIREAFRSVRS
- a CDS encoding VOC family protein, with product MTDITQSRQVAATPDKVRGLPGHVTVGTNDLDAASAFYDKLLAVFGIGRVLVQPNRAIYYGHRTLEFGIIKPFDGRPATVGNGGMIAFEAPSRSKVDEAHATALGGSDEGAPGPRGENGTGPYCAYFRDPEGNKLLIFRSGADQA